One window of Athalia rosae chromosome 4, iyAthRosa1.1, whole genome shotgun sequence genomic DNA carries:
- the LOC105687508 gene encoding DNA-binding protein P3A2 isoform X3 → MVSLPSAESGALDRMDRLSDDDDDEPTSGSETYEEGDLLSSAMDDEVTAQLAAAGPVGVAAAAAIVSAKKRKRPHSFETNPSIRKRQQNRLLRKLRQTIDEFATRVGQQAVVLVATPGKPNSSYKVFGAKPLEDVVKNLRSMIMEELESALAQQAPPPVQDDPSLYELPPLIIDGIPTPVEKMTQAQLRAFIPLMLKYSTGRGKPGWGRESTRPPWWPKELPWANVRMDARSEDDKQKISWTHALRQIVINCYKFHAREDLLPAFSEEDDKTTVLIQQQTPHSSSHQSHSSNQGQGSQSGQQQQQTVGIMTAQYPTAVLQTITNPDGTVSIIQVDPSNPIITLPDGTTAQVQGVATFDETLHSFQIHTSQGEVQTLAEVTGGGEGGSVSVDLNSVTEATLGQDGQIILTGEDGHGYPVSVSGVITVPVSASMYQTMVANIQSDGTMQVVTPMVQVPKVEPGNGETSIEAVTIQGHPMTMINAAGEHQVLQVISLKDANALTKAMQAEVIKDEDSQQQQQQAASSPE, encoded by the exons ATGGTATCGCTGCCCAGTGCAGAATCTGGAGCCCTGGACCGAATGGACCGGCTTTcagatgacgacgatgacgagccGACCAGTGGGTCGGAAACTTATGAGGAAGGGGATCTTCTCTCGTCTGCAATGGATGACGAAGTTACCGCACAGCTCGCCGCAGCAG GGCCTGTCGGGGTTGCTGCAGCCGCTGCCATTGTTTCCGCCAAAAAGCGGAAACGTCCTCACAGTTTCGAAACTAATCCCAGTATTCGAAAACGGCAGCAGAATAGGCTCTTGAGAAAACTCAGA CAAACGATTGATGAATTTGCAACACGCGTTGGCCAACAGGCCGTTGTCCTTGTAGCAACACCGGGTAAGCCCAATAGCAGCTACAAGGTGTTCGGAGCAAAACCATTGGAAGATGTTGTGAAAAACTTACGGAGTATGATAATGGAGGAGTTGGAGAGTGCTTTGGCTCAACAAGCCCCACCACCTGTACAAGATGACCCGTCCCTTTATGAGCTGCCACCACTGATAATAGATGGTATTCCTACACCCGTTGAGAAAATGACCCAGGCACAACTCAGGGCTTTCATACCTTTGATGCTAAAGTACTCTACTGGCAGAGGAAAGCCTGGATGGGGTCGTGAGAGTACTCGCCCACCTTGGTGGCCCAAGGAATTACCATGGGCCAACGTGCGAATGGACGCACGATCGGAAGACGACAAACAGAAG ATCTCTTGGACGCATGCTTTGAGACAGATTGTGATAAATTGCTACAAGTTTCATGCACGAGAGGACCTGTTGCCTGCATTTAGCGAAGAGGATGATAAGACGACAGTCTTAATCCAGCAACAGACACCGCATTCTTCCTCACATCAGTCACATTCTTCGAATCAAGGCCAGGGCAGTCAGTCGggtcaacaacaacaacagacgGTGGGGATT atgaCAGCGCAATATCCAACAGCAGTATTGCAAACTATAACAAATCCTGATGGGACAGTTTCAATAATCCAAGTTGATCCCAGCAACCCAATAATTACGCTACCCGATGGAACTACGGCCCAAGTTCAAGGGGTTGCTACG TTTGATGAAACTCTTCATTCTTTCCAGATTCATACGAGTCAAGGTGAGGTACAAACGTTAGCAGAAGTAACGGGTGGTGGAGAGGGAGGCAGTGTTTCTGTTGATCTAAACAGTGTCACAGAGGCCACGTTGGGGCAAGATGGCCAGATTATCCTGACAGGAGAAGATGGACACG GCTATCCGGTCTCCGTTTCTGGAGTAATCACTGTACCAGTCTCAGCTAGCATGTACCAGACAATGGTGGCAAACATCCAGAGTGACGGCACCATGCAGGTCGTTACGCCAATGGTCCAGGTACCTAAGGTAGAGCCTGGAAATGGCGAGACCAGTATCGAAGCCGTCACCATCCAGGGTCATCCAATGACGATGATCAATGCAGCTGGTGAACACCAGGTTCTCCAAGTGATTTCGCTTAAGGACGCCAACGCTCTCACTAAGGCCATGCAGGCTGAGGTAATTAAGGACGAAGATAgccagcagcaacagcaacaagcCGCTTCTAGTCCGGAATAA
- the LOC105687508 gene encoding DNA-binding protein P3A2 isoform X1, translating into MVSLPSAESGALDRMDRLSDDDDDEPTSGSETYEEGDLLSSAMDDEVTAQLAAAGWQNKHANGPVGVAAAAAIVSAKKRKRPHSFETNPSIRKRQQNRLLRKLRQTIDEFATRVGQQAVVLVATPGKPNSSYKVFGAKPLEDVVKNLRSMIMEELESALAQQAPPPVQDDPSLYELPPLIIDGIPTPVEKMTQAQLRAFIPLMLKYSTGRGKPGWGRESTRPPWWPKELPWANVRMDARSEDDKQKISWTHALRQIVINCYKFHAREDLLPAFSEEDDKTTVLIQQQTPHSSSHQSHSSNQGQGSQSGQQQQQTVGIMTAQYPTAVLQTITNPDGTVSIIQVDPSNPIITLPDGTTAQVQGVATFDETLHSFQIHTSQGEVQTLAEVTGGGEGGSVSVDLNSVTEATLGQDGQIILTGEDGHGYPVSVSGVITVPVSASMYQTMVANIQSDGTMQVVTPMVQVPKVEPGNGETSIEAVTIQGHPMTMINAAGEHQVLQVISLKDANALTKAMQAEVIKDEDSQQQQQQAASSPE; encoded by the exons ATGGTATCGCTGCCCAGTGCAGAATCTGGAGCCCTGGACCGAATGGACCGGCTTTcagatgacgacgatgacgagccGACCAGTGGGTCGGAAACTTATGAGGAAGGGGATCTTCTCTCGTCTGCAATGGATGACGAAGTTACCGCACAGCTCGCCGCAGCAGGTTGGCAAAACAAACACGCTAATG GGCCTGTCGGGGTTGCTGCAGCCGCTGCCATTGTTTCCGCCAAAAAGCGGAAACGTCCTCACAGTTTCGAAACTAATCCCAGTATTCGAAAACGGCAGCAGAATAGGCTCTTGAGAAAACTCAGA CAAACGATTGATGAATTTGCAACACGCGTTGGCCAACAGGCCGTTGTCCTTGTAGCAACACCGGGTAAGCCCAATAGCAGCTACAAGGTGTTCGGAGCAAAACCATTGGAAGATGTTGTGAAAAACTTACGGAGTATGATAATGGAGGAGTTGGAGAGTGCTTTGGCTCAACAAGCCCCACCACCTGTACAAGATGACCCGTCCCTTTATGAGCTGCCACCACTGATAATAGATGGTATTCCTACACCCGTTGAGAAAATGACCCAGGCACAACTCAGGGCTTTCATACCTTTGATGCTAAAGTACTCTACTGGCAGAGGAAAGCCTGGATGGGGTCGTGAGAGTACTCGCCCACCTTGGTGGCCCAAGGAATTACCATGGGCCAACGTGCGAATGGACGCACGATCGGAAGACGACAAACAGAAG ATCTCTTGGACGCATGCTTTGAGACAGATTGTGATAAATTGCTACAAGTTTCATGCACGAGAGGACCTGTTGCCTGCATTTAGCGAAGAGGATGATAAGACGACAGTCTTAATCCAGCAACAGACACCGCATTCTTCCTCACATCAGTCACATTCTTCGAATCAAGGCCAGGGCAGTCAGTCGggtcaacaacaacaacagacgGTGGGGATT atgaCAGCGCAATATCCAACAGCAGTATTGCAAACTATAACAAATCCTGATGGGACAGTTTCAATAATCCAAGTTGATCCCAGCAACCCAATAATTACGCTACCCGATGGAACTACGGCCCAAGTTCAAGGGGTTGCTACG TTTGATGAAACTCTTCATTCTTTCCAGATTCATACGAGTCAAGGTGAGGTACAAACGTTAGCAGAAGTAACGGGTGGTGGAGAGGGAGGCAGTGTTTCTGTTGATCTAAACAGTGTCACAGAGGCCACGTTGGGGCAAGATGGCCAGATTATCCTGACAGGAGAAGATGGACACG GCTATCCGGTCTCCGTTTCTGGAGTAATCACTGTACCAGTCTCAGCTAGCATGTACCAGACAATGGTGGCAAACATCCAGAGTGACGGCACCATGCAGGTCGTTACGCCAATGGTCCAGGTACCTAAGGTAGAGCCTGGAAATGGCGAGACCAGTATCGAAGCCGTCACCATCCAGGGTCATCCAATGACGATGATCAATGCAGCTGGTGAACACCAGGTTCTCCAAGTGATTTCGCTTAAGGACGCCAACGCTCTCACTAAGGCCATGCAGGCTGAGGTAATTAAGGACGAAGATAgccagcagcaacagcaacaagcCGCTTCTAGTCCGGAATAA
- the LOC105687508 gene encoding DNA-binding protein P3A2 isoform X4, with product MVSLPSAESGALDRMDRLSDDDDDEPTSGSETYEEGDLLSSAMDDEVTAQLAAAGWQNKHANGPVGVAAAAAIVSAKKRKRPHSFETNPSIRKRQQNRLLRKLRQTIDEFATRVGQQAVVLVATPGKPNSSYKVFGAKPLEDVVKNLRSMIMEELESALAQQAPPPVQDDPSLYELPPLIIDGIPTPVEKMTQAQLRAFIPLMLKYSTGRGKPGWGRESTRPPWWPKELPWANVRMDARSEDDKQKISWTHALRQIVINCYKFHAREDLLPAFSEEDDKTTVLIQQQTPHSSSHQSHSSNQGQGSQSGQQQQQTVGIMTAQYPTAVLQTITNPDGTVSIIQVDPSNPIITLPDGTTAQVQGVATIHTSQGEVQTLAEVTGGGEGGSVSVDLNSVTEATLGQDGQIILTGEDGHGYPVSVSGVITVPVSASMYQTMVANIQSDGTMQVVTPMVQVPKVEPGNGETSIEAVTIQGHPMTMINAAGEHQVLQVISLKDANALTKAMQAEVIKDEDSQQQQQQAASSPE from the exons ATGGTATCGCTGCCCAGTGCAGAATCTGGAGCCCTGGACCGAATGGACCGGCTTTcagatgacgacgatgacgagccGACCAGTGGGTCGGAAACTTATGAGGAAGGGGATCTTCTCTCGTCTGCAATGGATGACGAAGTTACCGCACAGCTCGCCGCAGCAGGTTGGCAAAACAAACACGCTAATG GGCCTGTCGGGGTTGCTGCAGCCGCTGCCATTGTTTCCGCCAAAAAGCGGAAACGTCCTCACAGTTTCGAAACTAATCCCAGTATTCGAAAACGGCAGCAGAATAGGCTCTTGAGAAAACTCAGA CAAACGATTGATGAATTTGCAACACGCGTTGGCCAACAGGCCGTTGTCCTTGTAGCAACACCGGGTAAGCCCAATAGCAGCTACAAGGTGTTCGGAGCAAAACCATTGGAAGATGTTGTGAAAAACTTACGGAGTATGATAATGGAGGAGTTGGAGAGTGCTTTGGCTCAACAAGCCCCACCACCTGTACAAGATGACCCGTCCCTTTATGAGCTGCCACCACTGATAATAGATGGTATTCCTACACCCGTTGAGAAAATGACCCAGGCACAACTCAGGGCTTTCATACCTTTGATGCTAAAGTACTCTACTGGCAGAGGAAAGCCTGGATGGGGTCGTGAGAGTACTCGCCCACCTTGGTGGCCCAAGGAATTACCATGGGCCAACGTGCGAATGGACGCACGATCGGAAGACGACAAACAGAAG ATCTCTTGGACGCATGCTTTGAGACAGATTGTGATAAATTGCTACAAGTTTCATGCACGAGAGGACCTGTTGCCTGCATTTAGCGAAGAGGATGATAAGACGACAGTCTTAATCCAGCAACAGACACCGCATTCTTCCTCACATCAGTCACATTCTTCGAATCAAGGCCAGGGCAGTCAGTCGggtcaacaacaacaacagacgGTGGGGATT atgaCAGCGCAATATCCAACAGCAGTATTGCAAACTATAACAAATCCTGATGGGACAGTTTCAATAATCCAAGTTGATCCCAGCAACCCAATAATTACGCTACCCGATGGAACTACGGCCCAAGTTCAAGGGGTTGCTACG ATTCATACGAGTCAAGGTGAGGTACAAACGTTAGCAGAAGTAACGGGTGGTGGAGAGGGAGGCAGTGTTTCTGTTGATCTAAACAGTGTCACAGAGGCCACGTTGGGGCAAGATGGCCAGATTATCCTGACAGGAGAAGATGGACACG GCTATCCGGTCTCCGTTTCTGGAGTAATCACTGTACCAGTCTCAGCTAGCATGTACCAGACAATGGTGGCAAACATCCAGAGTGACGGCACCATGCAGGTCGTTACGCCAATGGTCCAGGTACCTAAGGTAGAGCCTGGAAATGGCGAGACCAGTATCGAAGCCGTCACCATCCAGGGTCATCCAATGACGATGATCAATGCAGCTGGTGAACACCAGGTTCTCCAAGTGATTTCGCTTAAGGACGCCAACGCTCTCACTAAGGCCATGCAGGCTGAGGTAATTAAGGACGAAGATAgccagcagcaacagcaacaagcCGCTTCTAGTCCGGAATAA
- the LOC105687508 gene encoding DNA-binding protein P3A2 isoform X2, giving the protein MVSLPSAESGALDRMDRLSDDDDDEPTSGSETYEEGDLLSSAMDDEVTAQLAAAGWQNKHANGPVGVAAAAAIVSAKKRKRPHSFETNPSIRKRQQNRLLRKLRQTIDEFATRVGQQAVVLVATPGKPNSSYKVFGAKPLEDVVKNLRSMIMEELESALAQQAPPPVQDDPSLYELPPLIIDGIPTPVEKMTQAQLRAFIPLMLKYSTGRGKPGWGRESTRPPWWPKELPWANVRMDARSEDDKQKISWTHALRQIVINCYKFHAREDLLPAFSEEDDKTTVLIQQQTPHSSSHQSHSSNQGQGSQSGQQQQQTMTAQYPTAVLQTITNPDGTVSIIQVDPSNPIITLPDGTTAQVQGVATFDETLHSFQIHTSQGEVQTLAEVTGGGEGGSVSVDLNSVTEATLGQDGQIILTGEDGHGYPVSVSGVITVPVSASMYQTMVANIQSDGTMQVVTPMVQVPKVEPGNGETSIEAVTIQGHPMTMINAAGEHQVLQVISLKDANALTKAMQAEVIKDEDSQQQQQQAASSPE; this is encoded by the exons ATGGTATCGCTGCCCAGTGCAGAATCTGGAGCCCTGGACCGAATGGACCGGCTTTcagatgacgacgatgacgagccGACCAGTGGGTCGGAAACTTATGAGGAAGGGGATCTTCTCTCGTCTGCAATGGATGACGAAGTTACCGCACAGCTCGCCGCAGCAGGTTGGCAAAACAAACACGCTAATG GGCCTGTCGGGGTTGCTGCAGCCGCTGCCATTGTTTCCGCCAAAAAGCGGAAACGTCCTCACAGTTTCGAAACTAATCCCAGTATTCGAAAACGGCAGCAGAATAGGCTCTTGAGAAAACTCAGA CAAACGATTGATGAATTTGCAACACGCGTTGGCCAACAGGCCGTTGTCCTTGTAGCAACACCGGGTAAGCCCAATAGCAGCTACAAGGTGTTCGGAGCAAAACCATTGGAAGATGTTGTGAAAAACTTACGGAGTATGATAATGGAGGAGTTGGAGAGTGCTTTGGCTCAACAAGCCCCACCACCTGTACAAGATGACCCGTCCCTTTATGAGCTGCCACCACTGATAATAGATGGTATTCCTACACCCGTTGAGAAAATGACCCAGGCACAACTCAGGGCTTTCATACCTTTGATGCTAAAGTACTCTACTGGCAGAGGAAAGCCTGGATGGGGTCGTGAGAGTACTCGCCCACCTTGGTGGCCCAAGGAATTACCATGGGCCAACGTGCGAATGGACGCACGATCGGAAGACGACAAACAGAAG ATCTCTTGGACGCATGCTTTGAGACAGATTGTGATAAATTGCTACAAGTTTCATGCACGAGAGGACCTGTTGCCTGCATTTAGCGAAGAGGATGATAAGACGACAGTCTTAATCCAGCAACAGACACCGCATTCTTCCTCACATCAGTCACATTCTTCGAATCAAGGCCAGGGCAGTCAGTCGggtcaacaacaacaacagacg atgaCAGCGCAATATCCAACAGCAGTATTGCAAACTATAACAAATCCTGATGGGACAGTTTCAATAATCCAAGTTGATCCCAGCAACCCAATAATTACGCTACCCGATGGAACTACGGCCCAAGTTCAAGGGGTTGCTACG TTTGATGAAACTCTTCATTCTTTCCAGATTCATACGAGTCAAGGTGAGGTACAAACGTTAGCAGAAGTAACGGGTGGTGGAGAGGGAGGCAGTGTTTCTGTTGATCTAAACAGTGTCACAGAGGCCACGTTGGGGCAAGATGGCCAGATTATCCTGACAGGAGAAGATGGACACG GCTATCCGGTCTCCGTTTCTGGAGTAATCACTGTACCAGTCTCAGCTAGCATGTACCAGACAATGGTGGCAAACATCCAGAGTGACGGCACCATGCAGGTCGTTACGCCAATGGTCCAGGTACCTAAGGTAGAGCCTGGAAATGGCGAGACCAGTATCGAAGCCGTCACCATCCAGGGTCATCCAATGACGATGATCAATGCAGCTGGTGAACACCAGGTTCTCCAAGTGATTTCGCTTAAGGACGCCAACGCTCTCACTAAGGCCATGCAGGCTGAGGTAATTAAGGACGAAGATAgccagcagcaacagcaacaagcCGCTTCTAGTCCGGAATAA
- the LOC105687508 gene encoding DNA-binding protein P3A2 isoform X6 — protein sequence MVSLPSAESGALDRMDRLSDDDDDEPTSGSETYEEGDLLSSAMDDEVTAQLAAAGPVGVAAAAAIVSAKKRKRPHSFETNPSIRKRQQNRLLRKLRQTIDEFATRVGQQAVVLVATPGKPNSSYKVFGAKPLEDVVKNLRSMIMEELESALAQQAPPPVQDDPSLYELPPLIIDGIPTPVEKMTQAQLRAFIPLMLKYSTGRGKPGWGRESTRPPWWPKELPWANVRMDARSEDDKQKISWTHALRQIVINCYKFHAREDLLPAFSEEDDKTTVLIQQQTPHSSSHQSHSSNQGQGSQSGQQQQQTVGIMTAQYPTAVLQTITNPDGTVSIIQVDPSNPIITLPDGTTAQVQGVATIHTSQGEVQTLAEVTGGGEGGSVSVDLNSVTEATLGQDGQIILTGEDGHGYPVSVSGVITVPVSASMYQTMVANIQSDGTMQVVTPMVQVPKVEPGNGETSIEAVTIQGHPMTMINAAGEHQVLQVISLKDANALTKAMQAEVIKDEDSQQQQQQAASSPE from the exons ATGGTATCGCTGCCCAGTGCAGAATCTGGAGCCCTGGACCGAATGGACCGGCTTTcagatgacgacgatgacgagccGACCAGTGGGTCGGAAACTTATGAGGAAGGGGATCTTCTCTCGTCTGCAATGGATGACGAAGTTACCGCACAGCTCGCCGCAGCAG GGCCTGTCGGGGTTGCTGCAGCCGCTGCCATTGTTTCCGCCAAAAAGCGGAAACGTCCTCACAGTTTCGAAACTAATCCCAGTATTCGAAAACGGCAGCAGAATAGGCTCTTGAGAAAACTCAGA CAAACGATTGATGAATTTGCAACACGCGTTGGCCAACAGGCCGTTGTCCTTGTAGCAACACCGGGTAAGCCCAATAGCAGCTACAAGGTGTTCGGAGCAAAACCATTGGAAGATGTTGTGAAAAACTTACGGAGTATGATAATGGAGGAGTTGGAGAGTGCTTTGGCTCAACAAGCCCCACCACCTGTACAAGATGACCCGTCCCTTTATGAGCTGCCACCACTGATAATAGATGGTATTCCTACACCCGTTGAGAAAATGACCCAGGCACAACTCAGGGCTTTCATACCTTTGATGCTAAAGTACTCTACTGGCAGAGGAAAGCCTGGATGGGGTCGTGAGAGTACTCGCCCACCTTGGTGGCCCAAGGAATTACCATGGGCCAACGTGCGAATGGACGCACGATCGGAAGACGACAAACAGAAG ATCTCTTGGACGCATGCTTTGAGACAGATTGTGATAAATTGCTACAAGTTTCATGCACGAGAGGACCTGTTGCCTGCATTTAGCGAAGAGGATGATAAGACGACAGTCTTAATCCAGCAACAGACACCGCATTCTTCCTCACATCAGTCACATTCTTCGAATCAAGGCCAGGGCAGTCAGTCGggtcaacaacaacaacagacgGTGGGGATT atgaCAGCGCAATATCCAACAGCAGTATTGCAAACTATAACAAATCCTGATGGGACAGTTTCAATAATCCAAGTTGATCCCAGCAACCCAATAATTACGCTACCCGATGGAACTACGGCCCAAGTTCAAGGGGTTGCTACG ATTCATACGAGTCAAGGTGAGGTACAAACGTTAGCAGAAGTAACGGGTGGTGGAGAGGGAGGCAGTGTTTCTGTTGATCTAAACAGTGTCACAGAGGCCACGTTGGGGCAAGATGGCCAGATTATCCTGACAGGAGAAGATGGACACG GCTATCCGGTCTCCGTTTCTGGAGTAATCACTGTACCAGTCTCAGCTAGCATGTACCAGACAATGGTGGCAAACATCCAGAGTGACGGCACCATGCAGGTCGTTACGCCAATGGTCCAGGTACCTAAGGTAGAGCCTGGAAATGGCGAGACCAGTATCGAAGCCGTCACCATCCAGGGTCATCCAATGACGATGATCAATGCAGCTGGTGAACACCAGGTTCTCCAAGTGATTTCGCTTAAGGACGCCAACGCTCTCACTAAGGCCATGCAGGCTGAGGTAATTAAGGACGAAGATAgccagcagcaacagcaacaagcCGCTTCTAGTCCGGAATAA
- the LOC105687508 gene encoding DNA-binding protein P3A2 isoform X5, whose amino-acid sequence MVSLPSAESGALDRMDRLSDDDDDEPTSGSETYEEGDLLSSAMDDEVTAQLAAAGWQNKHANGPVGVAAAAAIVSAKKRKRPHSFETNPSIRKRQQNRLLRKLRQTIDEFATRVGQQAVVLVATPGKPNSSYKVFGAKPLEDVVKNLRSMIMEELESALAQQAPPPVQDDPSLYELPPLIIDGIPTPVEKMTQAQLRAFIPLMLKYSTGRGKPGWGRESTRPPWWPKELPWANVRMDARSEDDKQKISWTHALRQIVINCYKFHAREDLLPAFSEEDDKTTVLIQQQTPHSSSHQSHSSNQGQGSQSGQQQQQTMTAQYPTAVLQTITNPDGTVSIIQVDPSNPIITLPDGTTAQVQGVATIHTSQGEVQTLAEVTGGGEGGSVSVDLNSVTEATLGQDGQIILTGEDGHGYPVSVSGVITVPVSASMYQTMVANIQSDGTMQVVTPMVQVPKVEPGNGETSIEAVTIQGHPMTMINAAGEHQVLQVISLKDANALTKAMQAEVIKDEDSQQQQQQAASSPE is encoded by the exons ATGGTATCGCTGCCCAGTGCAGAATCTGGAGCCCTGGACCGAATGGACCGGCTTTcagatgacgacgatgacgagccGACCAGTGGGTCGGAAACTTATGAGGAAGGGGATCTTCTCTCGTCTGCAATGGATGACGAAGTTACCGCACAGCTCGCCGCAGCAGGTTGGCAAAACAAACACGCTAATG GGCCTGTCGGGGTTGCTGCAGCCGCTGCCATTGTTTCCGCCAAAAAGCGGAAACGTCCTCACAGTTTCGAAACTAATCCCAGTATTCGAAAACGGCAGCAGAATAGGCTCTTGAGAAAACTCAGA CAAACGATTGATGAATTTGCAACACGCGTTGGCCAACAGGCCGTTGTCCTTGTAGCAACACCGGGTAAGCCCAATAGCAGCTACAAGGTGTTCGGAGCAAAACCATTGGAAGATGTTGTGAAAAACTTACGGAGTATGATAATGGAGGAGTTGGAGAGTGCTTTGGCTCAACAAGCCCCACCACCTGTACAAGATGACCCGTCCCTTTATGAGCTGCCACCACTGATAATAGATGGTATTCCTACACCCGTTGAGAAAATGACCCAGGCACAACTCAGGGCTTTCATACCTTTGATGCTAAAGTACTCTACTGGCAGAGGAAAGCCTGGATGGGGTCGTGAGAGTACTCGCCCACCTTGGTGGCCCAAGGAATTACCATGGGCCAACGTGCGAATGGACGCACGATCGGAAGACGACAAACAGAAG ATCTCTTGGACGCATGCTTTGAGACAGATTGTGATAAATTGCTACAAGTTTCATGCACGAGAGGACCTGTTGCCTGCATTTAGCGAAGAGGATGATAAGACGACAGTCTTAATCCAGCAACAGACACCGCATTCTTCCTCACATCAGTCACATTCTTCGAATCAAGGCCAGGGCAGTCAGTCGggtcaacaacaacaacagacg atgaCAGCGCAATATCCAACAGCAGTATTGCAAACTATAACAAATCCTGATGGGACAGTTTCAATAATCCAAGTTGATCCCAGCAACCCAATAATTACGCTACCCGATGGAACTACGGCCCAAGTTCAAGGGGTTGCTACG ATTCATACGAGTCAAGGTGAGGTACAAACGTTAGCAGAAGTAACGGGTGGTGGAGAGGGAGGCAGTGTTTCTGTTGATCTAAACAGTGTCACAGAGGCCACGTTGGGGCAAGATGGCCAGATTATCCTGACAGGAGAAGATGGACACG GCTATCCGGTCTCCGTTTCTGGAGTAATCACTGTACCAGTCTCAGCTAGCATGTACCAGACAATGGTGGCAAACATCCAGAGTGACGGCACCATGCAGGTCGTTACGCCAATGGTCCAGGTACCTAAGGTAGAGCCTGGAAATGGCGAGACCAGTATCGAAGCCGTCACCATCCAGGGTCATCCAATGACGATGATCAATGCAGCTGGTGAACACCAGGTTCTCCAAGTGATTTCGCTTAAGGACGCCAACGCTCTCACTAAGGCCATGCAGGCTGAGGTAATTAAGGACGAAGATAgccagcagcaacagcaacaagcCGCTTCTAGTCCGGAATAA